The following proteins come from a genomic window of Solwaraspora sp. WMMA2065:
- a CDS encoding TIGR02678 family protein, producing MRARGPAEGDSSGRLQRAARLLLARPLLVAGLTSDAEFRLVRTYAVELREWFDRETGWRLVADAQTIRLMKLTADPQDQTHPARDPKARTPFSRQRYVLTCLALAALERADGQITLGRLAEDVVLAAADPALAATGFTFALDRRERRADMVAVVRLLLHWGVLRRVAGHEDAYLGTSGDVLYDVDRRVIAGLLASSRGPSMIGDVAPDGRLAALTVEVVPDVEDARNRALRHRLTRLLLEQPVVYYDELTEAELAYLTSQRYAILNRITQLTGLVGEVRAEGVAMVDPADELTDVRMPAEGMQSHLTLLLAERIAAAGAGAAGTGGLRVSELHRHTRELARAHRSYWRKHATEPGAEVELVATALDALRALKLITVEPAEDPLVVARPAIARYALAEPTIRQSRPAALRR from the coding sequence CGGCCGAGGGCGACTCCTCGGGCCGGCTGCAGCGGGCCGCCCGGCTGCTGCTCGCCCGCCCGCTGCTGGTCGCCGGGCTGACCTCGGACGCCGAGTTCCGGCTGGTCCGCACGTACGCCGTAGAGCTGCGCGAGTGGTTCGACCGGGAGACCGGGTGGCGGCTGGTCGCCGACGCCCAGACGATCCGGCTGATGAAGCTGACCGCCGACCCACAGGACCAGACCCACCCGGCCCGGGATCCGAAGGCCAGGACCCCGTTCTCCCGGCAACGGTACGTGTTGACCTGCCTCGCCCTGGCCGCGCTGGAACGCGCCGACGGGCAGATCACCCTGGGCCGGCTGGCCGAGGACGTGGTGCTTGCCGCCGCCGATCCGGCGCTGGCCGCCACGGGGTTCACGTTCGCCCTGGACCGGCGGGAGCGGCGGGCCGACATGGTGGCGGTGGTCCGGCTGCTGCTGCACTGGGGGGTGCTGCGCCGGGTGGCCGGCCACGAGGACGCGTACCTCGGCACCAGTGGTGACGTGCTCTACGACGTTGACCGGCGGGTGATCGCCGGCCTGCTGGCCAGCAGCCGCGGCCCGTCGATGATCGGTGACGTGGCACCGGACGGCCGGCTGGCGGCGCTGACCGTCGAGGTGGTGCCCGATGTCGAGGATGCCCGCAACCGGGCGCTGCGGCACCGGCTCACCCGGCTGCTGCTCGAACAGCCGGTCGTCTACTACGACGAGCTGACCGAGGCCGAGCTGGCCTATCTGACCAGCCAGCGGTACGCCATCCTGAACCGGATCACCCAACTGACCGGATTGGTTGGCGAGGTACGGGCCGAAGGGGTCGCGATGGTGGACCCGGCCGACGAGCTGACCGACGTCCGGATGCCGGCCGAGGGGATGCAGAGCCACCTGACGCTGCTGCTGGCGGAGCGGATCGCGGCGGCCGGTGCCGGCGCGGCGGGCACAGGCGGCCTGCGGGTCAGCGAGCTGCACCGGCACACCCGCGAGCTGGCCCGGGCGCACCGGTCGTACTGGCGCAAACACGCCACCGAACCGGGCGCCGAGGTCGAACTGGTCGCCACCGCGTTGGACGCGCTGCGTGCCCTGAAACTGATCACGGTCGAACCGGCCGAGGACCCGCTGGTCGTCGCCCGCCCGGCGATCGCCCGTTACGCCCTGGCGGAGCCGACGATCCGCCAGAGCCGTCCCGCCGCCCTGAGGAGGTAA
- a CDS encoding TIGR02680 family protein: MTAAATTAAPTSMLDRELPVPDRERWQPLRAGLVDIFYYDQEEFHFHGGSLLLRGNNGTGKSKVLALTVPFLLDGELTPYRVEPDGDPHKRMEWNLLLGGRHPHPERTGYTWLEFGRRDADGTARYLTIGCGLKAVAGRGIARHWYFVTSQRVGADLQLLTPTGTAATRDRLRDAIGPVGMLYDRAVDYRRAVDEALFGLGDRYDALVSLLIKLRQPQLSKRPDEKTLSRALGDALPPLDENLIAQVAEAFRGLDDERETLTELRETKKAADDFLTRYRQYARIATKRKAAVLRQQHSRYEQLGRELGDAQRAHEQADRAVRQAEVRLAELDARATELQARRRALAESPEARTAEHLRRLREAADQRATFADQQAKRLRDVEAEAARTRRTAEQTAQELQSAQRDEAAARTRVAGGAAAARIADRHRDRVLAALPDDSAHGLDEARRAAGQLVQDRRAALRTLDRLRAAAESARTLADRAREEVDRLDAEVAAADEAVTDAETAAAEQGETLVRRTGEYLTGLVELSIADPEAVLGRLDSWVSTLDGDNPAAREVTAASRAAAEAIARADAAVEAEQRRVADRVGEIDAELRRLTDGAHQPPPAPHTRSPQLRLDRPGAPLWRVVDFVEGVPPQVRAGIEAALEAAGVLDAWIDPDGTVRDPDSGDALLRPTDEVATNLGTLLRPAIDDADPHAAALTGPTVAAVLAAIGLGAESGAATWADTDGGFGIGVVTGRWTKPDAEHIGDGAREAARRARIAALRAESDELAAVSADLAEQRTRLDERRRAVGHETESLPSDQPLREAHTLVRGAHQLRRDTAGRRDEAAARHRTAVSAAQTALAEATEFADDVGLPHDADGLAEVRDGLQDYQVTLAAWWPTLTGVRDATRRRAEASRTYEEKQEKLEPAAIEAAEAAEAARLARVEFETLDATAGATVADLERQLREVADAEQECQRESRETRQRERDAWGARGDADGRRDRLTEELDGATATRDAAVEVLRAFADTGLIALACPEQELPDTRQPWATTPAVAVARGVDRLLADVDDGDRPWERIQHQVSLDMKVLTDSLSRHGHQVLPAVREDTMIVEVVFQGHGRSVADLSAALVTEIDERQRVLSAHEREVLETHLVNEVAGALQELVAGAEQQVATMNGELEERPTSTGMRLRLLWRPTRDAPPGLAELRARQLRQSTDVWNDADRRAIGAFLQEQISRERLRDEAATWHEQLTRALDYRAWHEFAIQRHQDGQWRPATGPASGGERVLAASIPLFAAASSYYGSAGNAHAPRLIALDEAFAGVDDDSRAKCLGLLATFDLDVVMTSEREWGCYPQVPGLGIAQLARHDGIDAVLVTPWRWDGRERHRMPRVELAVPQQRPTRPDGEPDPTRPDPTGPDGSEQPALWSAE; encoded by the coding sequence GTGACCGCCGCAGCCACCACCGCCGCACCGACGTCCATGCTGGACCGGGAGCTGCCGGTGCCGGACCGGGAACGGTGGCAGCCACTGCGGGCCGGGCTGGTGGACATCTTCTACTACGACCAGGAGGAGTTCCACTTCCACGGCGGCAGTCTGCTGCTGCGGGGCAACAACGGCACCGGCAAGTCGAAGGTCCTCGCGTTGACCGTACCGTTCCTGCTGGACGGTGAGCTGACACCGTACCGAGTGGAGCCCGACGGGGATCCGCACAAGCGGATGGAGTGGAACCTGTTGCTCGGTGGACGGCACCCGCACCCGGAGCGGACCGGCTACACCTGGCTGGAGTTCGGCCGCCGCGACGCCGACGGCACCGCCCGGTACCTGACCATCGGCTGCGGACTGAAGGCGGTGGCCGGGCGCGGAATCGCCCGGCACTGGTACTTCGTCACCAGCCAACGGGTCGGCGCCGATCTGCAGCTGCTCACCCCCACCGGTACGGCGGCGACCCGGGACCGGCTGCGGGACGCGATCGGCCCGGTGGGGATGCTCTACGACCGGGCCGTCGACTACCGGAGGGCGGTCGACGAGGCACTGTTCGGCCTGGGCGACCGGTACGACGCGCTGGTGTCCCTGCTGATCAAGCTGCGGCAGCCGCAGCTGTCCAAGCGTCCGGACGAGAAGACCCTGTCCCGGGCGCTCGGCGACGCGCTACCGCCGCTGGACGAGAACCTGATCGCCCAGGTCGCCGAGGCGTTCCGGGGTCTCGACGACGAGCGGGAGACGCTGACCGAGCTGCGCGAGACGAAGAAGGCCGCCGACGACTTCCTCACCCGCTATCGGCAGTACGCGCGGATCGCGACGAAACGCAAGGCCGCGGTGCTGCGGCAGCAGCACAGCCGGTACGAGCAACTGGGCCGCGAGCTGGGCGACGCGCAGCGGGCGCACGAGCAGGCCGACCGGGCGGTACGTCAGGCCGAGGTCAGACTGGCCGAGCTGGACGCGCGCGCCACCGAGCTGCAGGCGCGCCGACGGGCGCTGGCGGAAAGCCCCGAGGCGCGTACCGCCGAGCATCTGCGTCGGCTGCGGGAGGCGGCCGATCAGCGGGCGACGTTCGCCGACCAGCAGGCCAAACGCCTGCGTGACGTCGAGGCGGAGGCGGCCCGGACCCGGCGAACCGCCGAGCAGACGGCGCAGGAGCTTCAGTCGGCCCAGCGGGACGAGGCTGCGGCCCGTACCCGGGTGGCCGGCGGTGCGGCGGCGGCGCGGATCGCCGACCGGCACCGTGACCGGGTCCTCGCCGCCCTGCCGGACGACTCCGCCCATGGGCTCGACGAGGCGCGCCGGGCCGCCGGCCAGCTGGTCCAGGATCGGCGGGCCGCGCTGCGTACCCTCGATCGGCTCCGCGCGGCCGCCGAGTCGGCCCGAACCCTCGCAGACCGCGCCCGGGAGGAGGTCGACCGGCTGGACGCCGAGGTGGCGGCGGCCGACGAGGCGGTCACCGACGCCGAGACCGCCGCCGCCGAACAGGGCGAAACCCTGGTACGGCGCACCGGCGAGTACCTGACCGGGCTGGTCGAGCTGTCTATCGCCGACCCGGAGGCGGTGCTCGGCCGGCTCGACTCCTGGGTGAGCACCCTCGACGGGGACAACCCGGCCGCCCGGGAGGTGACCGCCGCCAGCCGGGCAGCCGCCGAGGCGATCGCCCGCGCCGACGCGGCGGTGGAGGCCGAGCAACGGCGGGTCGCCGACCGGGTCGGGGAGATCGACGCCGAGCTGCGTCGGCTGACCGACGGGGCGCACCAGCCGCCACCGGCACCGCACACCCGGTCCCCGCAGCTGCGCCTCGACCGGCCCGGCGCACCACTGTGGCGGGTCGTCGACTTCGTTGAAGGCGTGCCGCCGCAGGTGCGTGCCGGCATCGAGGCGGCGCTGGAAGCCGCCGGGGTGCTCGACGCGTGGATCGACCCGGACGGCACGGTCCGCGACCCGGACAGCGGCGACGCGCTGCTGCGACCAACCGACGAGGTGGCGACGAACCTCGGGACGCTGCTGCGTCCGGCCATCGACGACGCCGACCCGCACGCCGCCGCGCTGACCGGGCCGACCGTCGCCGCCGTCCTCGCCGCGATCGGCCTCGGCGCGGAGTCCGGTGCGGCGACCTGGGCCGACACCGACGGCGGCTTCGGCATCGGCGTCGTCACCGGGCGGTGGACCAAACCGGACGCGGAGCACATCGGCGACGGCGCCCGGGAAGCGGCCCGCCGGGCCCGGATCGCTGCGCTGCGCGCCGAGTCCGACGAACTCGCTGCCGTGTCGGCCGACCTCGCCGAGCAACGCACCAGACTGGACGAACGTCGGCGGGCGGTCGGCCACGAGACCGAGAGTCTCCCCTCCGACCAGCCACTACGCGAGGCGCACACCCTGGTCCGTGGCGCCCACCAGTTGCGCCGGGACACCGCTGGCCGACGTGACGAGGCGGCGGCGAGGCACCGTACGGCGGTCTCGGCGGCGCAGACGGCGCTGGCCGAGGCGACCGAGTTCGCCGACGACGTGGGTCTGCCACACGACGCCGACGGGCTGGCGGAGGTTCGCGACGGGCTGCAGGACTACCAGGTGACGTTGGCCGCCTGGTGGCCCACCCTGACCGGGGTACGCGATGCGACGCGCCGCCGCGCTGAGGCGTCCCGCACCTACGAGGAGAAGCAGGAGAAGCTCGAACCGGCCGCGATCGAGGCGGCCGAGGCGGCCGAGGCGGCCCGGCTGGCCCGGGTGGAGTTCGAGACGTTGGACGCGACCGCCGGCGCGACCGTCGCCGACCTGGAACGCCAGCTCCGCGAGGTGGCCGACGCCGAGCAGGAGTGCCAGCGGGAAAGCCGGGAGACCCGGCAGCGCGAACGCGACGCCTGGGGTGCCCGGGGCGACGCCGACGGGCGACGGGACCGGCTGACCGAGGAACTCGACGGGGCCACCGCCACCCGGGACGCCGCCGTCGAAGTGCTGCGGGCCTTCGCCGACACCGGCCTGATCGCCCTGGCCTGCCCCGAGCAGGAACTACCGGACACCCGACAGCCGTGGGCGACGACCCCGGCGGTGGCCGTGGCGCGCGGCGTCGACCGGCTGCTCGCCGACGTCGACGACGGTGACCGCCCCTGGGAACGGATCCAGCACCAGGTCAGCCTGGACATGAAGGTGCTCACCGACAGCCTGTCCCGGCACGGACACCAGGTGCTGCCCGCCGTCCGCGAGGACACCATGATCGTGGAGGTGGTGTTCCAGGGGCACGGCCGCTCCGTCGCGGACCTGTCCGCCGCCCTGGTCACCGAGATCGACGAACGGCAGCGGGTGCTCTCCGCCCACGAGCGGGAGGTGCTGGAGACCCACCTGGTCAACGAGGTCGCCGGAGCGTTGCAGGAGCTGGTCGCCGGCGCCGAGCAGCAGGTTGCGACGATGAACGGCGAGCTGGAGGAGCGGCCCACCTCCACCGGCATGCGGCTGCGGCTGCTGTGGCGGCCCACCCGCGACGCCCCGCCCGGCCTGGCCGAGCTGCGCGCCCGGCAGCTGCGGCAGAGCACCGACGTCTGGAACGACGCCGACCGTCGAGCGATCGGCGCGTTCCTGCAGGAACAGATCAGCCGGGAACGGCTGCGCGACGAGGCGGCGACCTGGCACGAGCAGCTCACCCGGGCGTTGGACTACCGGGCCTGGCACGAGTTCGCAATCCAACGCCACCAGGACGGGCAGTGGCGGCCGGCCACCGGCCCGGCCTCCGGTGGTGAACGGGTGCTGGCCGCCAGCATCCCACTGTTCGCCGCCGCGTCCTCGTACTACGGGTCGGCGGGCAATGCGCACGCGCCGCGGCTGATCGCCCTCGACGAGGCGTTCGCCGGGGTCGACGACGACTCCCGGGCCAAGTGCCTCGGGCTGCTCGCCACCTTCGACCTGGACGTGGTGATGACCAGCGAACGGGAGTGGGGCTGCTATCCGCAGGTGCCCGGACTGGGCATCGCGCAGCTGGCCCGGCACGACGGCATCGACGCCGTCCTGGTCACCCCGTGGCGGTGGGACGGGCGGGAACGGCACCGGATGCCTCGGGTCGAGCTGGCGGTACCGCAGCAGCGACCGACCCGCCCGGACGGCGAACCCGACCCGACCCGACCAGACCCGACCGGACCTGACGGCTCGGAGCAGCCCGCTCTGTGGTCCGCCGAGTGA
- a CDS encoding TIGR02679 family protein, whose protein sequence is MTGPDGDVVGPDLDVVGPDLDRLRRQLGGADTERVVQRVRQRMAHGRPLTGTISLSQPTPAERLAVQRLLGRPPARGTSLTVNLDDLDQVVRRSGLHPDGLAAAVETLLGPVPVTAEVRAAADAAWRTVLEPLNRLGRRAPHLADWCGDRTTVALARRLSGTPDAAARLVEHLVAVLAALPADGAPLARLAAQTTGDAHALDADRPLATLVLSAVRAVWWPGDDEPTSPAQRRRALWDSAGVLVDELSSTVLTLNVVASPGSRLSALTAPAATAGEPLVLTLRQLGRERSTFPAGTVHVCENPTVLAAAADLLGPECPPLVCVNGQPSTAALRLLTGLTAGGARLRYHGDFDWGGVRIANLLRSRVPWQPWRYDAAAYRAAVAGAAVVGAVSGTLTGRPVDAGWDAELTAAMSRHGTRVEEELVLDTLLADLSGAQ, encoded by the coding sequence GTGACCGGACCGGACGGCGATGTGGTCGGGCCGGATCTCGATGTGGTTGGGCCGGATCTCGATCGGCTGCGCCGGCAGCTCGGCGGGGCCGACACCGAACGGGTCGTGCAGCGGGTCCGCCAGCGGATGGCCCACGGCCGGCCGCTGACCGGCACGATCTCGCTGAGCCAGCCGACACCGGCCGAGCGGCTGGCGGTGCAACGGCTGCTTGGGCGGCCACCCGCCCGGGGCACCTCGCTGACGGTCAACCTCGACGACCTCGACCAGGTGGTCCGCCGCAGCGGCCTGCACCCGGACGGGCTGGCCGCCGCCGTCGAGACCCTCCTCGGGCCGGTGCCGGTGACCGCCGAGGTCCGCGCCGCCGCCGACGCCGCATGGCGTACCGTGCTGGAGCCGTTGAACCGGCTCGGCCGCCGCGCGCCGCACCTGGCCGACTGGTGCGGCGACCGCACCACGGTCGCGCTGGCCCGCCGACTGTCCGGTACGCCGGACGCGGCGGCCCGGCTCGTCGAACACCTGGTCGCGGTGCTGGCGGCGTTGCCTGCCGACGGTGCTCCGTTGGCCCGGCTCGCCGCGCAGACCACCGGCGACGCGCACGCCCTCGACGCCGACCGTCCACTGGCCACCCTCGTACTGTCGGCGGTGCGGGCCGTCTGGTGGCCCGGGGACGACGAACCGACGTCCCCGGCGCAGCGGCGGCGGGCGCTGTGGGACAGCGCCGGTGTCCTTGTCGACGAACTATCGTCGACCGTACTGACGCTCAACGTCGTGGCGAGTCCGGGCAGCCGGCTGTCCGCCCTGACGGCGCCCGCCGCGACGGCCGGTGAGCCGCTAGTGCTGACCCTGCGCCAACTCGGCCGGGAGCGGTCGACTTTCCCGGCCGGCACCGTCCACGTCTGCGAGAACCCGACGGTGCTGGCCGCGGCGGCCGACCTGCTCGGTCCGGAGTGTCCGCCGCTGGTCTGCGTCAACGGCCAGCCGAGCACGGCGGCGCTGCGGCTGCTGACCGGCCTGACGGCCGGTGGCGCGCGGTTGCGCTACCACGGCGACTTTGACTGGGGCGGGGTACGGATCGCCAACCTGTTGCGCTCCCGGGTGCCGTGGCAGCCGTGGCGCTACGACGCCGCCGCGTACCGGGCGGCGGTGGCGGGCGCGGCCGTGGTGGGCGCCGTGTCGGGGACGCTGACCGGCCGGCCGGTCGACGCCGGCTGGGACGCGGAGCTGACCGCTGCGATGAGCCGGCACGGTACGCGGGTCGAGGAGGAGCTGGTCCTCGACACCCTCCTCGCCGACCTGTCCGGTGCCCAGTAG
- a CDS encoding 2OG-Fe(II) oxygenase — protein sequence MPASPVTPPDRLAALLGTVGPAGAFSARRTASPHGLRLAVRGVGPIALPAAAEQAKQLCSVGRPARFGKGEQTLTDAGVRDTWEVPTSLVDIDEQRWHETLHPMLDQLRADLGLPQGCELVAELHSMLVYAPGQFFAPHQDSEKADAMIGTLVVTLPSESAGGVLSIEHAGRTGSYESSPDELTFVAFYADCRHQVSPVTTGHRIVLTYNLLLAGDPVTLAAGSLGQDLVTELTGCLDDHFAESADGPARLVYLLDHEYTQRALGWDRLKGDDVGRAAAVRAAAQAAGCEVTLALAELQETWSALDPEESWGRWGRGRSRYGRYRNDEEPSGGSGSGKYELEELIDSSMTLDCWLDESGEVVPTSLRVSDDEVCATTPTANLSPQSSEYEGYMGNYGNTLDRWYRRAAIVVWPRRWTFAIRAQASPGWALDRLAGLLRAGDVAGARSSAATLASFWRVTPAAGELVAGRALAVAWELDEPDLAAMLLAPLRVEALAPADAPVLARLATRYGESWARDRVNGWFGRNWLSRSSLFDKQTPDWLASLPAMCAALRATSDAGGVLVGRLLVAGVWSELHGRARGLLSYPAARDRRRYLADLGPQIAVVLAGAASLGTADLADGPVEFLCQDEDDVLGCAMSTLRATRATAADQAGQQVTGLDTLTAHAARRLEQRLARPVRAADDWSVELPKGCDCELCTTLVAFLGDPARRTFEWPLAEQRRRHVHSRIDQADLPVDHQTRRSGRPYTLVLRKTDALFDREREARRRAQEDLAWLTH from the coding sequence GTGCCAGCATCCCCCGTTACCCCGCCTGACCGACTGGCCGCGCTACTGGGCACCGTTGGCCCGGCTGGCGCGTTCAGCGCACGTCGTACCGCGTCACCCCATGGTCTGAGGCTCGCGGTGCGCGGTGTCGGGCCGATCGCCTTGCCGGCGGCCGCCGAGCAGGCGAAGCAGCTGTGCTCAGTTGGCCGGCCGGCCAGGTTCGGCAAGGGTGAGCAGACGCTGACGGACGCCGGGGTGCGCGACACGTGGGAAGTCCCGACGAGCCTCGTCGACATCGACGAACAGCGGTGGCACGAGACGCTCCACCCGATGCTGGACCAGCTCCGGGCCGACCTCGGCCTGCCGCAGGGGTGCGAGCTGGTCGCCGAGCTGCACTCGATGCTGGTGTACGCGCCCGGCCAGTTCTTCGCGCCACATCAGGATTCGGAGAAGGCTGATGCGATGATCGGCACCCTGGTGGTGACGTTGCCGTCGGAGTCGGCCGGCGGCGTGCTGTCGATCGAGCACGCCGGCCGGACCGGGAGCTACGAATCGTCACCGGACGAGCTGACCTTCGTCGCGTTCTACGCCGACTGTCGGCACCAGGTGTCGCCGGTGACGACGGGCCACCGGATCGTGTTGACCTACAACCTGTTGCTCGCCGGTGACCCGGTCACCCTGGCCGCCGGCTCGCTGGGCCAGGACCTGGTCACCGAGTTGACCGGCTGCCTGGACGATCACTTCGCGGAATCGGCCGACGGGCCCGCCCGGCTGGTCTACCTGCTGGACCACGAGTACACCCAGCGGGCGTTGGGCTGGGACCGGCTCAAGGGCGACGACGTCGGACGTGCCGCAGCGGTGCGGGCGGCCGCGCAGGCCGCCGGTTGTGAGGTCACCCTGGCGTTGGCGGAGCTGCAGGAGACCTGGAGCGCCCTCGACCCCGAGGAATCATGGGGCCGCTGGGGTCGGGGCCGGAGTCGGTACGGCCGGTATCGCAACGACGAGGAACCCAGCGGCGGGAGCGGGTCGGGCAAGTACGAGCTCGAAGAGCTCATCGACTCGTCGATGACCCTCGACTGCTGGCTGGACGAGTCCGGCGAGGTGGTGCCGACGTCGCTGCGGGTTTCCGACGACGAGGTGTGTGCCACGACGCCCACCGCGAACCTGTCGCCCCAATCGTCGGAGTACGAGGGGTACATGGGCAACTACGGCAACACGTTGGACCGGTGGTACCGCCGGGCGGCGATCGTCGTGTGGCCACGTCGGTGGACCTTCGCGATCCGTGCGCAGGCGTCGCCAGGCTGGGCCCTCGACCGGCTCGCCGGTCTGCTGCGGGCCGGGGACGTCGCCGGTGCCCGGAGCAGCGCCGCCACGCTCGCCTCGTTCTGGCGGGTCACCCCGGCGGCCGGTGAGCTTGTTGCCGGGCGGGCACTGGCGGTCGCCTGGGAGCTCGACGAGCCGGACCTGGCTGCCATGCTGCTCGCGCCGCTGCGGGTGGAGGCGCTGGCGCCGGCCGACGCCCCGGTGCTCGCCCGCCTCGCCACCCGCTACGGCGAGTCCTGGGCCCGGGATCGGGTCAACGGCTGGTTCGGCCGGAACTGGCTGTCCCGTTCGTCGCTGTTCGACAAGCAGACCCCGGACTGGCTGGCATCGCTGCCCGCGATGTGCGCGGCGCTGCGGGCCACCTCCGACGCCGGGGGTGTGCTGGTCGGCCGGCTGCTGGTGGCCGGTGTCTGGTCCGAGCTGCACGGCCGGGCCCGAGGACTGCTCAGCTACCCGGCGGCCCGCGACCGGCGCAGGTACCTCGCGGACCTGGGGCCGCAGATCGCCGTCGTCCTGGCTGGTGCCGCCAGCCTCGGTACGGCTGACCTGGCTGACGGGCCGGTCGAGTTCCTCTGTCAAGACGAGGACGACGTGCTTGGCTGCGCGATGTCGACGCTGCGGGCCACCCGCGCGACCGCAGCGGACCAGGCGGGGCAGCAGGTGACCGGCCTCGACACCCTCACCGCGCACGCCGCCCGGCGGCTCGAGCAGCGGCTCGCCAGGCCAGTTCGGGCCGCCGACGACTGGTCGGTGGAACTGCCCAAGGGATGCGACTGCGAGCTGTGCACCACCTTGGTGGCGTTCCTCGGCGATCCGGCGCGCCGCACCTTCGAGTGGCCGCTGGCCGAGCAGCGCCGCCGCCACGTCCACTCCCGCATCGACCAGGCCGACCTGCCGGTCGACCATCAGACCCGGCGCAGCGGGCGACCGTACACTCTGGTGCTGCGCAAGACCGACGCGCTCTTCGATCGCGAACGCGAGGCCCGCCGCCGCGCCCAGGAAGACCTGGCCTGGCTCACCCACTGA